One Alnus glutinosa chromosome 3, dhAlnGlut1.1, whole genome shotgun sequence genomic region harbors:
- the LOC133862334 gene encoding STS14 protein — MAYAWLIVIVALANVAIPHISAQGAAPSLPTAAKEFLEGHNQAREAVGVGPLKWSEGLANATSRLVRYQRNNMGCQFANLSNSKYGGNQLWASGGQGVTPRVAVDAWVKEKEYYNHTDNSCLPNRTCGVYTQVVWRKSLDLGCAQATCAKESASLTICFYDPPGNVVGESPY; from the coding sequence ATGGCCTACGCCTGGCTCATAGTCATCGTGGCTCTAGCCAATGTAGCCATACCTCACATCTCAGCGCAAGGGGCTGCACCGTCACTGCCTACCGCAGCCAAGGAGTTCCTCGAAGGACACAACCAGGCAAGGGAAGCAGTTGGGGTTGGTCCGCTCAAGTGGAGCGAGGGGCTAGCCAACGCCACAAGCCGACTAGTCCGGTACCAGAGAAACAATATGGGATGCCAGTTCGCCAACTTGAGCAACAGCAAGTACGGTGGAAACCAGTTGTGGGCGAGCGGCGGGCAGGGCGTGACACCACGCGTGGCCGTCGATGCATGGGTGAAAGAGAAGGAATACTATAACCACACCGACAACTCGTGCCTGCCGAACCGCACGTGCGGCGTCTATACTCAGGTCGTGTGGAGGAAGTCTCTGGATTTGGGGTGTGCTCAAGCTACATGTGCGAAGGAGAGCGCCAGTCTAACCATATGTTTCTATGATCCTCCTGGGAATGTTGTAGGGGAGAGTCCGTACTAG
- the LOC133864090 gene encoding uncharacterized protein LOC133864090 translates to MGNCNSSSSTDVATAKLILHDGRLQEFSYPVKVSYLLQKNPTCFICNSDEMDFDDVVSAVNDNEELQPGQLYFALPLSKLRHPLQPEEMAALAVKASSALTRSGGDKCGCRRRAGSPAIFSGEEGRSARGATAGGGGAGLRRGRNGGGAIKFSAMLSAIPE, encoded by the coding sequence ATGGGTAATTGCAATTCGTCCAGTTCGACGGACGTGGCCACGGCCAAGCTGATCCTACATGACGGTCGGCTACAGGAATTCTCGTACCCGGTTAAGGTTTCCTATCTGTTGCAGAAGAATCCAACGTGTTTTATCTGTAACTCCGACGAGATGGACTTCGACGACGTCGTATCGGCCGTGAACGACAACGAGGAGCTTCAACCGGGTCAGCTGTATTTTGCTTTGCCATTGAGTAAGCTCAGGCACCCACTACAGCCAGAGGAAATGGCTGCATTGGCCGTGAAAGCCAGCTCGGCTTTGACGAGAAGTGGGGGTGACAAATGTGGGTGTCGCCGGAGAGCGGGGTCTCCGGCGATTTTTTCCGGCGAGGAGGGGAGATCTGCCAGAGGAGCCACCGCCGGAGGTGGCGGTGCTGGGTTGAGAAGGGGAAGGAATGGTGGTGGTGCTATAAAGTTTTCGGCAATGTTGAGTGCAATACCTGAGTAG